A genomic segment from Streptosporangium roseum DSM 43021 encodes:
- a CDS encoding PadR family transcriptional regulator, protein MSLRNAILAALLEGEASGYDLAKSFDASVANFWMATPQQLYRELDKMAADDLIQARLVQQERRPNKRLFSLTDAGRHALHEFTATSPRPGAIREELMVQVLAVDAGDVEAVKSALRERMIWTEAKINRFERLRARLLNGRTEQEHLARAERVGPYLALLRGLAFERENLRWARQTLTVLDRRTKSPVE, encoded by the coding sequence TCGTTGCGCAACGCGATCTTGGCCGCCCTCCTGGAGGGCGAGGCATCCGGCTACGACCTGGCCAAAAGCTTCGACGCGTCGGTGGCCAACTTCTGGATGGCCACCCCGCAGCAGCTCTACCGGGAACTGGACAAGATGGCGGCCGATGACCTCATCCAGGCCCGGCTCGTTCAGCAGGAGCGCCGTCCCAACAAGCGGCTGTTCTCCCTCACCGATGCCGGCCGCCACGCCCTGCACGAGTTCACCGCCACATCCCCGCGCCCGGGCGCGATCCGCGAAGAGCTCATGGTGCAGGTCCTCGCGGTCGACGCGGGTGACGTCGAAGCCGTTAAAAGCGCCCTCCGCGAACGCATGATCTGGACCGAAGCCAAGATCAATCGCTTTGAACGGCTCCGCGCGCGCCTTTTGAACGGCCGCACCGAGCAGGAGCACCTCGCGCGGGCCGAGCGTGTCGGACCGTATCTGGCCCTGCTGCGCGGCCTGGCGTTCGAACGCGAAAACCTCCGCTGGGCCCGGCAGACGCTGACCGTCCTTGACCGGCGCACCAAGAGCCCTGTGGAGTAG
- a CDS encoding response regulator, with protein MVTRILIADDQEGIRSAFRMILDAQPDMTVVAEASDGRAAIDTARTVQPDVVLADIRMPGADGIEVTRALAGTGIHVVIVTTFGLDEYVHAALHHGAAGFVLKRSGPTLLIEAIRAAMNGDMLISPQLTVRLLRRRGLPQESSSVVLTEREDQIVAMVAHGMTNAEIAAELFLSPGTVKNHIASVQNKTGTRNRVAIAAWAWATGRATP; from the coding sequence GTGGTCACCCGAATCCTCATCGCCGACGACCAGGAAGGCATCCGCAGCGCCTTCCGCATGATCCTCGACGCCCAGCCCGACATGACCGTCGTGGCCGAGGCCTCCGACGGCCGCGCCGCGATCGACACCGCCAGGACGGTCCAACCCGATGTCGTGCTCGCCGACATCCGCATGCCGGGCGCCGACGGCATCGAGGTGACGCGCGCTCTGGCCGGCACCGGCATTCACGTCGTGATCGTCACCACGTTCGGGCTCGATGAATACGTCCACGCCGCCCTGCACCACGGCGCCGCCGGGTTCGTCCTGAAACGCTCGGGCCCCACGCTGCTCATCGAAGCCATCCGGGCCGCGATGAACGGCGACATGCTCATCAGCCCGCAGCTCACCGTCCGGCTGCTGCGCCGGCGCGGCCTGCCGCAGGAGTCGTCCAGCGTCGTCCTCACCGAGAGAGAAGACCAGATCGTGGCCATGGTCGCGCACGGCATGACCAACGCCGAGATCGCCGCTGAGCTCTTCCTGTCTCCGGGCACCGTGAAGAACCACATCGCGTCCGTCCAGAACAAGACCGGCACCCGGAACCGGGTCGCCATCGCCGCCTGGGCCTGGGCCACCGGAAGAGCCACGCCCTGA
- a CDS encoding sensor histidine kinase translates to MWAVALVSVVVAVAVAATGLFRSRLRPRLSAPALPAAGVSLAVTLAYLSGAARPTPGVDALGMIESVALMVSAGLVIRYAPLRQAVLSTSAAGLAAAVWPLRVFTPASPLEAIGVSAFWGLGALLATAMGAYLRFLDVRQERAVADTRTALRLRLARDLHDFLAHDISEMVAHAQAGRVAGDPLQALERIENAGQRALSTLDGTLDTLHHDRPLSPAGDLGGISEAAERFSAAGSAQVRLRMDPAVTVPVETAALAYRIVIEGLTNIRRHAPQATRVDLRVSASAGVLEITMTNDGVTRMRSRRRGGSGLPGLAGLVEDRGGELVARAVPDGWSLTARLPLEQSPMWSPESSSPTTRKASAAPSA, encoded by the coding sequence ATGTGGGCTGTCGCCTTGGTGTCGGTGGTCGTTGCTGTCGCGGTGGCCGCGACCGGGTTGTTCCGGTCCCGGCTCAGGCCGCGTCTGTCCGCGCCGGCCTTGCCGGCCGCGGGCGTGTCCCTGGCCGTCACACTCGCCTACCTCAGTGGTGCGGCGCGGCCCACGCCCGGCGTCGACGCGCTGGGAATGATCGAGAGTGTGGCGCTGATGGTGTCGGCCGGCCTGGTCATCCGGTACGCACCCCTCCGGCAGGCGGTGCTCTCGACGTCGGCGGCGGGTCTGGCCGCTGCCGTCTGGCCGCTGCGCGTCTTCACGCCCGCCTCGCCGCTGGAGGCGATCGGCGTGAGCGCGTTCTGGGGGCTGGGAGCGTTGCTGGCCACCGCCATGGGCGCCTACCTGCGGTTTCTCGATGTACGGCAGGAGCGCGCGGTGGCCGACACGCGCACCGCCCTGCGACTGCGGCTGGCCAGGGACCTGCACGACTTCCTCGCCCACGACATCAGCGAGATGGTGGCGCACGCCCAGGCGGGCAGGGTCGCGGGCGATCCGCTTCAGGCGCTCGAACGCATCGAAAACGCGGGCCAGCGGGCCCTGTCCACGCTGGACGGCACCCTGGACACGCTCCACCACGATCGGCCCCTCAGCCCCGCCGGTGACCTGGGCGGCATAAGCGAGGCGGCCGAGCGATTCTCCGCCGCCGGCTCCGCGCAGGTCCGCCTGCGTATGGATCCGGCCGTGACGGTTCCGGTGGAGACCGCGGCACTGGCCTATCGGATCGTGATCGAAGGACTGACCAACATCCGGCGGCATGCTCCGCAGGCCACGCGCGTCGACCTGCGGGTCAGCGCCTCCGCCGGCGTCCTGGAGATCACGATGACCAACGACGGTGTGACCCGCATGCGGAGCCGCCGGCGTGGCGGGTCCGGCCTGCCCGGCCTGGCCGGACTCGTGGAGGATCGGGGCGGCGAGCTGGTCGCGCGGGCCGTACCGGACGGGTGGTCGCTGACGGCACGCCTGCCCCTGGAACAATCGCCGATGTGGTCACCCGAATCCTCATCGCCGACGACCAGGAAGGCATCCGCAGCGCCTTCCGCATGA